In Toxotes jaculatrix isolate fToxJac2 chromosome 20, fToxJac2.pri, whole genome shotgun sequence, the following proteins share a genomic window:
- the LOC121200385 gene encoding coagulation factor XIII A chain-like: MSRPTSGTNTYRGRYSEPVPTSNLTTEEDDFPEFELFDEGADSEATPRAYPPDGASLVVQNVDMCQQINKPNHFTSAYDIQNLVVRRGLEFLVRVTFSRPLTPGDDFQLEFLIGANPSPSKGSLVVVTFGSRGGGSWSGQILETQGESLVLGITPTADAIVGKFRTYVAIVTDSGLQRTKRDASTDMYLLFNAWCPEDAVFLPNDAERREYVLNDSGVIYQGSVGAVSQRSWMYGQFERGILDACIYILDASQMPIYNRGNAIKVVRKGSAMINSQDDNGVLVGNWSDDYSMGKAPTSWTGSVKILLQYVNTGVPVCFGQCWVFAGVFNTFLRCLGIPARVITNFSSAHDNTGNLKTDLIFKPDGTPDRRHTRDSIWNYHCWNEVFMVRPDLPPGLGGWQVVDSTPQETSDGHFRCGPASVTAIKEGLLCHPFDSGFVFAEVNSDVIFLKRDRYGTLTPFRVDKTHVGQAVYTKAVGGTSPLDITHNYKYPEGSAEDSRTASRAEEYGCERDHSELSDAQLSVTISAGQCLLGQDLNLIVDFQNQGELTRTVHAHLAGSVIFYTGITANHFKDQDFSVTVPAYQMERVVLKTTAQEYMSHLGSQLCLHFVVTGQADDQSVSAIKVIDLQTPSLTLTVSGQPQVQQEMFVTVSFTNPFSFPLQNAYLAMEGAGLMNVRTRYYSAIDPQASISWMESFVPRLDGPRRLVAVMDCNNLRQVSGVADVTISA; this comes from the exons ATGTCTCGTCCAACCAGCGGAACAAACACCTACAGGGGGCGCTACTCTGAGCCG GTTCCGACGTCCAACCTCACGACCGAGGAGGATGATTTTCCAGAATTTGAACTTTTTGATGAAGGTGCTGACTCAGAGGCCACGCCCAGAGCATATCCACCTGATGGAG CGTCTCTGGTGGTGCAGAACGTCGACATGTGTCAGCAGATCAACAAACCGAACCACTTCACCTCCGCCTACGACATCCAGAACCTGGTGGTCCGACGTGGTCTGGAGTTCCTCGTGAGGGTCACGTTCAGCCGCCCGCTGACCCCGGGAGACGACTTCCAGCTGGAGTTCCTGATTG GCGCCAACCCTTCTCCCAGTAAGGGCTCCCTGGTGGTGGTGACGTTCGGGTCCCGTGGTGGCGGCTCCTGGTCGGGTCAGATCCTGGAGACTCAGGGAGAATCTCTGGTGCTGGGCATCACCCCGACGGCGGACGCCATCGTGGGGAAGTTTCGTACTTACGTGGCCATTGTGACGGACAGCGGCCTCCAGAGGACCAAGAGGGACGCCAGTACCGACATGTACCTGCTCTTCAACGCCTGGTGTCCAG AAGACGCCGTGTTTCTCCCTAATGACGCAGAGCGGAGGGAGTACGTCCTGAACGACAGTGGCGTGATCTATCAGGGCTCAGTCGGAGCTGTGTCACAACGCAGCTGGATGTATggacag tttgAGCGTGGCATTCTGGACGCCTGTATTTACATCCTGGACGCGTCTCAGATGCCGATTTACAACCGAGGCAACGCCATCAAAGTGGTCAGGAAGGGATCTGCCATG ATTAACTCTCAGGACGATAACGGTGTGTTGGTGGGGAACTGGAGCGACGACTACTCCATGGGCAAAGCCCCGACATCTTGGACAGGCAGCGTCAAGATCCTGCTGCAGTACGTCAACACCGGAGTCCCTGTCTGCTTCGGCCAGTGTTGGGTGTTCGCTGGAGTCTTTAACACCT TCCTACGTTGCCTCGGCATCCCCGCGAGGGTCATCACCAACTTCTCCTCAGCTCACGACAACACGGGCAACCTGAAGACCGACCTCATCTTCAAGCCTGATGGGACACCAGACAGACGGCACACCAGGGACTCCATCTG GAACTACCACTGCTGGAACGAGGTGTTCATGGTGCGTCCTGACCTGCCGCCGGGCCTCGGAGGATGGCAGGTGGTGGACTCCACGCCCCAGGAGACCAGTGACg GACATTTTCGCTGTGGTCCAGCCTCAGTCACTGCCATTAAGGAAGGTCTGCTGTGCCACCCGTTCGACTCTGGATTCGTCTTTGCTGAG GTGAACAGTGATGTGATCTTCCTGAAGCGGGATCGTTACGGGACTCTGACTCCATTCAGGGTGGACAAGACTCATGTTGGACAGGCTGTTTACACCAAAGCTGTAGGTGGCACTTCACCTTTGGACATCACACACAACTACAAGTATCCtgaag GTAGTGCAGAGGACAGCAGGACTGCGTCTCGGGCGGAGGAATACGGCTGTGAGAGGGATCACTCTGAGCTGTCTGACGCCCAACTGTCTGTCACCATCAGTGCTGGCCAG tgcTTGCTGGGTCAGGACTTGAACCTGATAGTGGATTTCCAGAACCAGGGTGAACTCACCAGAACCGTCCATGCTCACCTGGCCGGGTCGGTCATCTTCTACACCGGAATCACAGCCAATCACTTCAAAGACCAGGACTTCAGTGTCACTGTGCCGGCCTACCAGA tggAGCGTGTGGTGTTGAAGACGACAGCTCAGGAGTACATGTCTCACCTGGGCTCTCAGCTCTGCCTCCACTTTGTTGTGACTGGACAGGCTGACGACCAATCAGTGAGCGCCATCAAGGTGATCGACCTGCAGACCCCAAGTCTCACCTTGACG GTGAGCGGCCAGCCTCAGGTGCAGCAGGAGATGTTTGTGACCGTTTCCTTCACCAACCCCTTCAGCTTCCCTCTGCAGAACGCCTACCTGGCCATGGAGGGAGCTGGACTCATGAACGTCAGGACACGTTACTACAG TGCCATTGATCCTCAGGCTTCGATCTCCTGGATGGAGTCGTTCGTCCCTCGGCTGGACGGACCCCGGCGCCTCGTAGCCGTGATGGACTGCAACAACCTGCGTCAG GTGTCTGGAGTTGCTGATGTCACCATCTCAGCCTGA